In a single window of the Pseudodesulfovibrio profundus genome:
- a CDS encoding TVP38/TMEM64 family protein, translating to MQSSTKRLLVLCVIGALIASYFVFDLGHFFSLEYFKESKERFIELYNQHTFTFIAVYFCIYVAVTALALPAATIISLAGGAMFGLVTGVIVVSFASSIGAAVAFVISRYVLRDWVQDRFGDKLAKVNEGIEKEGAFYLFTLRLIPIFPFFVINTVIALTPMRLRTFYWVSQLGMFPATVVYINAGKELGQLESLSGLLSPSLILSFAVIGVFPLVMKKLLSLYKSKRRADGKV from the coding sequence GTGCAGTCTTCAACAAAACGTCTTTTGGTGTTGTGTGTCATTGGTGCGCTGATTGCGTCTTATTTCGTTTTCGATTTGGGGCATTTCTTTTCATTGGAATATTTCAAGGAATCCAAAGAGCGTTTTATTGAACTATACAATCAGCACACGTTCACCTTCATAGCTGTATATTTTTGCATTTATGTAGCAGTCACAGCGCTCGCTCTTCCCGCAGCGACTATTATTTCGCTAGCTGGTGGTGCGATGTTTGGCTTGGTCACCGGTGTTATCGTTGTATCCTTTGCAAGCAGTATAGGTGCTGCTGTCGCCTTTGTGATTTCCAGATACGTCCTGCGGGACTGGGTTCAGGATCGATTTGGCGATAAGTTGGCTAAAGTTAATGAAGGGATTGAGAAAGAAGGGGCTTTCTATCTGTTTACGCTTCGACTCATCCCCATCTTCCCATTTTTCGTTATCAATACAGTGATTGCTTTGACCCCAATGCGTTTGCGGACTTTCTACTGGGTTTCACAGCTTGGCATGTTCCCTGCGACAGTTGTTTACATCAACGCAGGGAAAGAACTTGGGCAACTGGAATCATTGTCGGGACTGCTTTCTCCAAGTTTGATACTATCGTTTGCAGTCATTGGTGTTTTTCCACTGGTCATGAAAAAACTTCTGAGTTTGTACAAGAGCAAAAGGCGGGCAGATGGCAAAGTATGA
- a CDS encoding dihydrolipoyl dehydrogenase family protein, protein MAKYDYDIGIIGGGAAGLTVAAGAAQLGVKTILIEKDSKLGGDCLHYGCVPSKALIKSASVYQKMRTAEHYGLPPVDLPPVDLGKVNDRIQGIIDKIQVHDSEERFCQLGAKVVFGDASFVDDHQVEYDGKRVSAKYWVLATGSEPVELPIPGLAEAGYWTNMDIFSLRDLPKSMIVIGGGPIGCELAQAFSRLGTDVRILQRNCQILAADDQDMAEMVQDAFRREGIGLDLCAETQEVRKTAAGVELTYEAHGETHTISADKILVAVGRQPSISTLQLENAGVEYDARGVKVDDRLRTSQKHIFAAGDVIGKYQFTHAAGYEGGIVISNAVFKLPRKVDYTWMPWCTYTEPELASLGLNEMAATDAGIEYTVWEESFSVNDRAQAEGYPEGKIKLLLDKKGKPLGVQMVGVHAGELAAEWVAVLNSKTNLTTVASAMHAYPTVSEINKRVAGKVLSSKLFSDKVRKTLSFIFDYKGRACTLD, encoded by the coding sequence ATGGCAAAGTATGATTATGACATAGGGATAATCGGTGGAGGAGCGGCCGGACTTACTGTTGCCGCTGGTGCTGCCCAGCTTGGTGTTAAAACCATTCTGATTGAAAAAGATTCGAAGTTGGGTGGTGACTGCCTGCACTATGGGTGTGTGCCAAGTAAAGCGCTGATTAAATCAGCATCAGTCTACCAAAAAATGCGAACAGCAGAGCACTATGGATTGCCCCCGGTAGATTTGCCACCAGTTGACCTTGGGAAAGTCAACGACAGGATTCAAGGCATTATCGATAAAATTCAGGTTCATGATTCCGAAGAGCGTTTTTGCCAACTGGGCGCCAAGGTTGTGTTTGGCGATGCTTCTTTTGTTGATGATCATCAGGTTGAGTATGACGGAAAACGGGTCTCTGCCAAATACTGGGTGTTGGCAACAGGCTCGGAACCGGTCGAGTTGCCCATCCCCGGGCTTGCAGAGGCTGGGTACTGGACCAACATGGATATTTTCTCCCTGCGGGATTTACCCAAATCAATGATCGTCATCGGTGGTGGGCCTATAGGATGCGAATTGGCTCAGGCTTTTTCTCGTTTGGGGACTGATGTCAGGATACTGCAGCGAAACTGTCAGATTTTAGCCGCCGATGATCAGGATATGGCTGAGATGGTTCAGGATGCTTTCCGACGGGAAGGGATCGGATTGGACCTGTGCGCTGAGACTCAGGAGGTCAGAAAGACTGCTGCTGGTGTTGAATTGACCTATGAAGCTCACGGCGAAACGCACACAATCAGTGCGGACAAGATACTGGTGGCCGTTGGAAGACAGCCCAGTATCAGTACGCTACAGCTTGAAAACGCAGGTGTGGAGTATGACGCTAGAGGAGTGAAGGTTGATGACCGTTTGCGTACTTCGCAAAAGCATATCTTTGCAGCCGGAGATGTCATTGGAAAATACCAATTCACTCATGCCGCCGGATATGAAGGCGGTATTGTTATTTCCAATGCTGTCTTCAAGCTCCCTCGTAAAGTGGATTATACGTGGATGCCCTGGTGTACTTACACTGAACCGGAACTGGCGAGCTTGGGCCTCAACGAGATGGCAGCCACAGACGCGGGAATCGAGTATACTGTTTGGGAGGAATCCTTTTCCGTTAACGACCGTGCTCAGGCTGAAGGGTACCCTGAAGGGAAAATTAAACTCTTACTTGATAAAAAAGGGAAGCCGCTAGGCGTGCAAATGGTAGGTGTTCATGCCGGAGAACTCGCAGCCGAATGGGTGGCTGTTCTCAATTCGAAAACCAATCTTACAACAGTTGCTTCTGCCATGCATGCATATCCCACCGTAAGCGAGATAAACAAACGGGTAGCTGGAAAGGTTCTGTCCTCCAAGCTCTTCTCGGACAAGGTGCGAAAGACGCTTAGTTTCATTTTTGATTACAAGGGGAGGGCTTGTACTCTTGATTAA
- the gpt gene encoding xanthine phosphoribosyltransferase, whose translation MGDKSRYRKMFPVSWEQLQRDCRALSWRLMDKGPWKGIIAITRGGLVPAAILARELDIHLIDTICLSSYNWKEQGDATVLKPIENDGEGWILIDDLVDTGKTAKIARDMVPNAHFATVYAKPEGRPMVETYITEVSQDTWILFPWDAGSQFVEPIIQTVD comes from the coding sequence ATGGGTGATAAGAGCCGTTATCGCAAAATGTTTCCGGTATCGTGGGAACAACTGCAGCGTGATTGCCGCGCACTTTCATGGCGCTTGATGGACAAGGGGCCCTGGAAAGGAATTATCGCAATTACCCGTGGAGGCTTGGTCCCTGCTGCCATCCTCGCTCGTGAACTCGATATTCATCTTATTGATACGATTTGTCTGTCCAGTTACAACTGGAAAGAGCAAGGAGATGCCACAGTCCTGAAGCCCATTGAGAACGATGGAGAAGGCTGGATTCTTATTGATGATCTCGTTGACACAGGCAAAACCGCCAAAATAGCTCGTGACATGGTTCCAAACGCTCACTTTGCTACAGTGTATGCCAAGCCAGAGGGACGCCCAATGGTAGAAACATACATTACCGAAGTCAGTCAGGATACGTGGATTCTGTTCCCATGGGACGCAGGATCACAGTTTGTCGAGCCGATCATTCAGACAGTGGATTAG